The following coding sequences lie in one Glycine max cultivar Williams 82 chromosome 19, Glycine_max_v4.0, whole genome shotgun sequence genomic window:
- the LOC106797295 gene encoding F-box/kelch-repeat protein At3g23880, translating into MRDLPGIAPCSICSLLENPSSTVDNGCHQLDNRYLFIGSCNGLVCLINLVARGEFSEYRVWFCNLATRIMSEDSPHLCLRSCNYKLWWYQVKCGFAYDDRSDTYKVVLVLSNIKSQNWEVRVHRLGDTHWRKVLTCPAFPILGEKCGQPVSGTVNWFAIRKLGFDYEWETVTVDQLVIFSYDLNKETFKYLLMPNGLSQVPCGPELGVLKGCLCLSHVHRRTHFVVWLMREFGVENSWTQLLNVTLELLQAPLPCVILKPLCISEKDCVDILGCSLLCWMVLLAIANCVYALVLAALSFPGSYFVLISFKSS; encoded by the exons ATGAGGGATCTCCCAGGCATCGCCCCATGCTCTATATGTAGTTTACTTGAGAACCCATCATCCACTGTTGACAATGGTTGCCACCAGCTAGACAACAGATACTTATTTATAGGTTCCTGCAATGGGTTGGTTTGCTTGATTAATTTGGTTGCTAGAGGTGAATTCAGTGAATACCGGGTCTGGTTTTGTAACCTGGCCACAAGGATCATGTCTGAAGATTCACCACACTTATGTCTTCGCTCATGCAATTATAAACTTTGGTGGTATCAAGTGAAGTGTGGGTTTGCTTATGATGATCGGAGTGACACTTACAAGGTGGTGTTAGTCCTTTCGAATATTAAGTCACAAAATTGGGAGGTGAGAGTTCACCGCTTAGGTGACACTCATTGGAGAAAGGTTTTAACTTGTCCGGCATTCCCCATTTTGGGAGAAAAATGTGGACAACCTGTGAGTGGCACTGTTAACTGGTTCGCAATTCGCAAGTTGGGTTTTGATTACGAATGGGAAACTGTCACCGTCGAtcaattagtaattttttcatATGATCTAAACAAGGAGACATTCAAATATTTGCTGATGCCGAATGGTCTTTCTCAAGTTCCCTGTGGCCCTGAACTTGGGGTATTGAAGGGCTGCTTGTGTCTTTCTCATGTTCACCGGAGAACCCATTTTGTTGTTTGGCTAATGAGGGAATTTGGAGTTGAAAATTCTTGGACTCAATTGTTGAATGTAACTCTTGAGCTTCTTCAAGCCCCTCTGCCCTGTGTAATACTGAAGCCTCTGTGCATCTCTGAAAAAG ATTGTGTGGATATTTTGGGTTGTTCCTTACTTTGCTGGATGGTTCTATTGGCTATTGCTAATTGTGTGTATGCTTTGGTTTTGGCTGCATTATCTTTTCCTGGCTCATACTTTGTTCTCATCTCCTTTAAATCCTCATAA